One window of the Octopus sinensis linkage group LG9, ASM634580v1, whole genome shotgun sequence genome contains the following:
- the LOC115215867 gene encoding MFS-type transporter SLC18B1-like, with translation MRPLLKSPMLLVMCFVIFMSSTVWAGLDPILEPHLRMFSLSGSLVGLVFLLISVTYAIASPFWGKLSDRVDDANKLLIAGFFMIAFVLLFLGPVPISGIPDDLLWLNIICLALLGIFVSLTVLPTYDMLLELAIEAGLQKCSSTYGLVSGIWGSMYAFGEFVGPSLSGFLMDSVGFQWCTTYMAIGCFSAGLLLFFIKIFEDIKEYGLTKLQMEERNPLLDADTQMKGFFGSYSI, from the exons atgaGGCCATTATTAAAGTCTCCAATGTTATTAGTAATGTGTTTTGTAATCTTCATGTCATCAACAGTCTGGGCAGGCTTAGATCCAATACTTGAACCACATTTACGTATG ttctcatTAAGTGGTTCACTTGTTGGTCTTGTGTTTCTTCTAATATCTGTGACGTATGCTATTGCTTCACCTTTCTGGGGTAAACTCTCAGACAGAGTG GATGATGCTAATAAATTACTTATAGCAGGATTCTTTATGATTGCATTTGTCCTACTGTTCCTTGGACCAGTACCTATTTCTGGGATACCAGATGA tctTTTGTGGTTAAATATCATATGCCTTGCATTACTTGGTATATTTGTAAGTCTCACAGTTCTACCAACATATGACATGCTTCTAGAACTTGCAAT AGAAGCAGGACTACAAAAATGTTCCAGTACATATGGATTAGTATCTGGTATTTGGGGATCAATGTATGCATTCGG TGAATTCGTTGGACCATCTTTAAGTGGATTTCTTATGGACAGTGTTGGCTTCCAGTGGTGTACAACTTACATGGCCATCGGGTGTTTTTCTGCT gGCCTCTTActgtttttcattaaaatatttgaagatatCAAGGAATATGGTCTGACCAAATtgcaaatggaagaaagaaatccATTGTTAGATGCTGACACACAAATGAAAGGATTCTTTGGGAGTTACTCTATATGA